In Endozoicomonas sp. GU-1, one DNA window encodes the following:
- a CDS encoding ABC transporter permease, translated as MKIAIERRPQDSSLMKYLSPVLAVLLTLMAGSVIFALQGQDPWTGLYTFFILPISDSYGLSELGVKAAPILLCAMGLAVCFRANIWNIGAEGQLLMGALMGSWAALSWMDSEGAWVLPAVLMTGAVAGLLWALIPALLRNHFNTNEILTTIMLNYVALNLLLYAVHGPLKDPHGFNFPESALFTDAVTLPLLLEGTRLHIGLAFGLLAGVCIWVLMTRTFLGFQLKVIGLDASAGHFAGFRERRLVYFSLLLCGALAGLAGISEVSGPIGQLVPSVSPGYGYAAIIVAFLGRLHPIGILLASLLMALVYMGGEMGQIDLGLPLAMGSLFQGMLLFFLLACDFLISYRLKISAHQPPAQGHHVGVNG; from the coding sequence ATGAAGATTGCCATTGAAAGAAGGCCGCAAGACTCCAGCCTGATGAAATATCTGTCCCCCGTTCTGGCGGTGTTGCTTACCCTGATGGCCGGGAGTGTGATTTTTGCCTTGCAGGGACAGGATCCATGGACCGGTTTATATACCTTTTTCATTCTGCCCATCAGCGATAGCTATGGCCTGTCCGAGCTGGGTGTCAAAGCCGCACCCATACTGCTCTGTGCCATGGGTCTGGCGGTGTGCTTTCGAGCCAATATCTGGAACATTGGCGCGGAAGGACAGTTACTGATGGGGGCTCTGATGGGCAGCTGGGCCGCCCTGAGCTGGATGGATTCGGAAGGTGCCTGGGTGCTACCCGCGGTACTGATGACCGGTGCTGTGGCCGGTTTACTCTGGGCATTGATCCCGGCGCTGCTGAGGAACCATTTCAATACCAATGAAATCCTCACCACCATCATGCTGAACTATGTTGCCCTGAATCTGCTGCTCTATGCCGTGCACGGCCCCCTGAAAGATCCCCATGGTTTTAACTTCCCGGAATCTGCACTGTTTACCGATGCGGTTACGCTGCCACTGTTGCTGGAGGGAACCCGCCTGCATATTGGTCTGGCCTTCGGGCTGCTGGCCGGGGTGTGCATCTGGGTCTTGATGACCAGGACCTTCCTGGGCTTTCAGCTGAAGGTCATTGGTCTGGATGCCAGTGCCGGGCACTTTGCCGGTTTCCGTGAACGCCGTCTGGTGTATTTCAGCCTGTTGCTGTGTGGTGCCTTGGCCGGGCTTGCCGGTATCTCGGAAGTCAGTGGCCCGATTGGTCAGCTGGTGCCATCGGTCTCCCCCGGCTACGGTTATGCGGCCATTATTGTTGCCTTTCTTGGTCGCCTGCACCCTATTGGTATTTTACTGGCCAGCCTGCTGATGGCGCTGGTTTATATGGGCGGCGAGATGGGTCAGATTGATCTTGGCCTGCCGCTGGCCATGGGCAGTCTGTTTCAGGGGATGTTGCTGTTCTTTTTGCTGGCCTGTGATTTTCTGATCAGTTACCGCTTGAAAATCTCTGCTCATCAACCCCCGGCTCAGGGACATCATGTAGGAGTCAACGGCTAA
- a CDS encoding ABC transporter permease: MDMDLITNILFAMVRTGTPLLLVALGELVCEKSGVLNLGQEGMMLMGAVIGFIAALTTGSLIFGVIMSLLVGMAMAMLFGLLAIQLRANQVATGLALTIFGAGLSAYVGTDYIGQALAGFQPMLIPLLSDIPILGKALFSQDILVYCSLGIALAIWLFFRFSRPGLMVKAIGESPDSATAVGLPVIRTRWLALLFGGAMAGLGGAYLSLAYTPLWAEGMTAGRGWIALALVVFASWKVERVLLGAWLFGLASIMHLVLQGMGASISSNLLATLPYLATIVVLVLLSSNQSRSRLLAPMSLGKPYHPAG, encoded by the coding sequence ATGGATATGGACCTGATCACTAACATTCTGTTTGCTATGGTTCGAACCGGTACGCCACTGTTGCTGGTTGCCCTGGGGGAACTGGTGTGTGAAAAGAGCGGTGTGCTTAACCTGGGGCAGGAGGGCATGATGCTGATGGGCGCGGTGATCGGCTTTATTGCCGCACTCACCACAGGCAGCCTGATCTTCGGGGTGATAATGAGTCTGCTGGTTGGCATGGCCATGGCCATGTTGTTTGGCCTGCTGGCGATCCAGTTGCGGGCCAATCAGGTGGCCACCGGCCTGGCCCTGACCATTTTTGGTGCAGGCCTGAGTGCTTATGTGGGCACTGACTACATCGGTCAGGCTTTGGCAGGCTTCCAGCCCATGTTGATCCCGCTGTTATCGGATATACCGATTCTGGGCAAGGCCCTGTTCAGTCAGGACATTCTGGTTTACTGCTCTCTGGGTATCGCGTTGGCTATCTGGCTGTTCTTCCGCTTCAGCCGTCCCGGCCTGATGGTGAAAGCCATCGGGGAAAGCCCAGACTCAGCCACGGCTGTAGGCTTACCGGTAATACGGACCCGGTGGCTGGCGTTACTGTTTGGTGGTGCCATGGCGGGCCTCGGGGGGGCTTATCTGTCACTGGCCTATACGCCGCTGTGGGCGGAAGGCATGACAGCAGGGCGCGGCTGGATTGCCCTGGCCCTGGTGGTATTTGCCAGCTGGAAGGTAGAACGGGTATTACTGGGGGCCTGGCTGTTTGGTTTGGCAAGCATTATGCATCTGGTACTGCAGGGGATGGGTGCCTCTATCTCATCCAACTTGCTGGCGACCCTGCCTTATCTGGCGACCATTGTGGTGCTGGTATTGCTATCAAGCAACCAGTCCAGAAGCCGGTTGCTGGCACCAATGTCCCTTGGCAAACCCTACCACCCGGCGGGGTAA
- a CDS encoding BMP family ABC transporter substrate-binding protein codes for MKSLIKKALVSVATAGLMTLSTLSSAVEKPLKVGFVYVGPVGDAGWTYGHDEGRLEMVEKLGKNIETTYVESVSEGADAERVIRKLAQQGHDLIFTTSFGYMNPTLKVAKQFPNVKFQHATGYKRGKNVGTYSARFYEGRYLTGVIAGHMTKNNVIGYVGSFPIPEVVQGINAFTLGLRSVNPDATVKVVWINSWYDPAKEREAAESLIAQGADIINQHTDSPAPVQAAQDKGVFAFGYDTDMTRFGPDAHLTGSMVHWGGFYTDTAKAVLDKQWKAEDVWGGFSAGMVEMAPYNKAIPETVVAQVEAFKTQIADGTFTIFEGPIKAQDGSIKVSEGTKLNDGDILSMNWYVEGVEGSLPN; via the coding sequence ATGAAATCCCTGATTAAAAAGGCCCTCGTCTCTGTGGCCACGGCCGGATTGATGACCCTGTCGACACTCTCGTCGGCGGTTGAAAAGCCGCTGAAAGTGGGCTTTGTCTATGTCGGCCCGGTGGGTGATGCCGGCTGGACCTATGGTCATGATGAAGGCCGACTGGAGATGGTTGAGAAGCTGGGCAAGAATATCGAAACCACTTATGTTGAGAGTGTCTCTGAAGGTGCCGATGCCGAGCGGGTCATCCGTAAGCTGGCACAGCAGGGACACGACCTGATCTTTACCACCTCGTTTGGCTACATGAACCCAACACTGAAAGTGGCCAAGCAATTTCCCAACGTTAAGTTCCAGCACGCCACGGGTTACAAGCGTGGCAAAAATGTTGGCACCTACTCTGCCCGCTTTTATGAAGGCCGTTACCTGACGGGCGTGATTGCCGGACATATGACCAAAAACAATGTGATTGGCTATGTGGGTTCATTCCCGATTCCTGAAGTGGTCCAGGGGATCAATGCCTTTACCCTCGGCCTGCGCAGTGTCAACCCGGATGCCACCGTGAAAGTGGTCTGGATCAACAGTTGGTACGACCCTGCCAAAGAGCGTGAAGCGGCTGAGTCACTGATTGCCCAGGGCGCCGACATCATCAACCAGCACACCGACTCACCCGCTCCGGTGCAGGCCGCCCAGGACAAAGGAGTATTTGCCTTTGGCTATGACACGGACATGACACGCTTTGGTCCCGATGCCCACCTGACCGGCAGCATGGTTCACTGGGGGGGCTTCTATACTGACACGGCCAAAGCAGTACTGGATAAGCAGTGGAAGGCAGAAGATGTATGGGGCGGCTTCTCCGCAGGCATGGTTGAAATGGCCCCTTATAACAAAGCCATTCCTGAAACCGTTGTTGCCCAGGTCGAAGCCTTCAAGACACAGATTGCCGATGGCACCTTCACCATTTTTGAAGGCCCCATCAAGGCACAGGATGGTTCCATTAAAGTTTCAGAGGGTACAAAGCTGAACGATGGTGATATTCTGTCCATGAACTGGTATGTGGAGGGCGTTGAAGGCTCTTTGCCTAACTGA
- a CDS encoding chorismate--pyruvate lyase family protein, which produces MPFADMNWQPARDAKAIPSALREMILDQHSLTRRLKQAHNNDFFVRVISHDWQEPDASEKAFLHCDDQRASIREVLLFGSGQPVVFARSVLPESSLSGENRVLLELEDRPLGEYIFSQPGLRRGPIEVADIKASEFNAHLDVKFTAEIAWARRSLFFLRDKPISVCEVFLPEREDGGAV; this is translated from the coding sequence ATGCCCTTTGCTGACATGAACTGGCAACCCGCCCGGGATGCCAAAGCGATACCCAGCGCACTGCGTGAGATGATACTGGATCAACATTCGTTGACCCGACGGCTGAAACAAGCACACAACAACGATTTTTTTGTCCGGGTCATTTCCCATGATTGGCAGGAGCCGGATGCATCAGAGAAAGCCTTTCTTCATTGCGATGATCAGCGTGCCAGCATAAGAGAAGTCCTGCTGTTTGGCTCAGGTCAACCGGTGGTTTTTGCCCGCAGTGTGTTACCAGAGTCCAGTCTGTCCGGTGAGAATAGAGTACTTCTGGAACTGGAGGACAGGCCATTAGGTGAATATATTTTCAGTCAGCCCGGCCTGCGCCGTGGACCGATTGAAGTTGCCGATATCAAAGCCAGTGAATTTAACGCACACCTTGATGTGAAATTTACAGCAGAAATCGCCTGGGCCAGACGATCCTTGTTTTTTTTGCGGGATAAGCCTATTTCTGTTTGTGAGGTTTTTTTGCCTGAGCGTGAGGACGGAGGGGCTGTCTGA
- a CDS encoding ankyrin repeat domain-containing protein — protein MIDSAGHLYSLKITIDGDFKMQVTNTDQPLKYEKPSGADLNKQTKSEPRFADSSVATTKISPKTETEIYAPTSPTTSIAGVSCKVINPDGAASITVRNASESLKRPFSKDSGYESTLCKLMKSDLITPSADRTSPDIFIKTLLTAITDTDTSNAKRLLSEHGATELSGYRCSFSFEGTTYLDITPFALACRLGKLDLVKELYAKPEQLNQKFDTTNEGIGQTPLMLAALSGNFELIRQLLKWGAELQTLDKDGNVVDVIGKVLNLGDIREKTRNLIIEHYIENDLISREDSPIRIGYNEFTDDDGIGGTNDEYVYLNPDYNKRQQVDEGSHKLGLLDRLFSKKPQPGSNGY, from the coding sequence ATGATCGACTCTGCCGGGCATTTATATTCGTTAAAAATAACCATTGATGGAGATTTTAAAATGCAGGTAACGAATACTGATCAGCCACTGAAATATGAAAAACCTTCTGGTGCAGATTTAAACAAACAAACTAAAAGTGAGCCACGTTTTGCAGATTCCAGTGTTGCAACCACCAAAATTTCGCCAAAAACCGAAACAGAAATATATGCCCCAACATCTCCCACTACTTCCATTGCTGGCGTATCCTGCAAGGTTATCAATCCAGATGGCGCTGCCTCAATCACTGTCAGGAATGCCTCCGAATCACTGAAGAGGCCTTTCAGTAAAGATTCAGGCTATGAATCGACACTGTGTAAATTGATGAAAAGTGATTTAATCACTCCCTCTGCAGACCGCACCAGCCCAGACATTTTTATAAAAACGCTGTTAACGGCGATTACCGACACTGATACTTCCAACGCTAAAAGGTTATTATCCGAACACGGTGCCACTGAACTTTCCGGGTATCGATGCTCGTTTTCCTTTGAAGGTACAACTTACCTTGACATCACACCTTTTGCTCTTGCGTGCAGACTTGGCAAGTTGGATCTGGTCAAGGAGCTATACGCCAAACCAGAACAACTAAACCAGAAATTTGATACCACAAACGAAGGTATTGGACAAACACCACTCATGTTAGCTGCTTTGAGCGGGAATTTTGAATTGATCAGGCAATTATTAAAGTGGGGAGCTGAACTTCAAACTCTTGATAAAGATGGCAATGTAGTTGATGTAATTGGTAAAGTTCTTAACCTGGGAGATATACGTGAAAAAACCAGAAACTTAATAATAGAACATTATATAGAAAATGACCTGATATCTCGTGAAGATTCCCCTATCCGCATTGGTTACAATGAATTCACTGATGATGATGGTATAGGTGGTACGAATGATGAATATGTTTATTTAAATCCTGACTACAACAAACGTCAACAGGTTGATGAAGGTTCCCATAAGCTGGGCCTGTTAGACAGGTTATTCTCCAAAAAGCCCCAACCCGGTAGCAATGGTTATTAG
- a CDS encoding DUF3050 domain-containing protein encodes MTYYLERHIDLDGNEHGPAAENLLKHCK; translated from the coding sequence ATGACCTACTACCTTGAGAGACATATTGACCTTGATGGGAATGAGCATGGCCCGGCAGCAGAAAACCTGTTGAAACATTGTAAGTAG
- a CDS encoding DUF3050 domain-containing protein, producing MDCINFICALGVLCFGNIVRVFAVWDFMSLAKRLQLEFTSMPLPWVPVTDVPSARFINEIILYEVASYFLFGREDAIPQMFSSLLNHWEIPPGVRSCHDLLP from the coding sequence ATCGATTGTATAAATTTCATCTGCGCCCTTGGAGTTCTGTGTTTTGGAAATATAGTCAGGGTCTTTGCTGTATGGGATTTTATGTCGCTGGCAAAAAGATTGCAGCTTGAGTTTACTTCCATGCCGCTACCCTGGGTGCCAGTTACGGATGTCCCGTCTGCCCGCTTCATTAATGAAATTATTCTCTATGAAGTAGCCAGTTATTTTCTTTTCGGCCGTGAAGATGCCATTCCGCAGATGTTTTCTTCCCTGTTGAATCATTGGGAAATCCCCCCCGGCGTCCGTTCCTGCCATGACCTACTACCTTGA
- the ubiA gene encoding 4-hydroxybenzoate octaprenyltransferase — MKFIQSITGADKCAELLDQHVPRWKDFIQLARLDRPIGIYLLLWPTLWALWLAAEGIPSVGNLVVFILGVVLTRSAGCVVNDYADRHFDGHVKRTRQRPLVTGKITSKESLIYAASLFFVAFLLVLTTNALTIYLSFAALLLASAYPFAKRHTYLPQVVLGAAFGWSIPMAFAAEADTLTTQTWLLFTANLLWTVAYDTQYAMVDRDDDLQIGIKSTAILFGEMDNLIIACFQTFTLVALVMLGLQLELAWPFYVSLVAAAAGFTHQQWLTRNRERDPCFKAFLSNHWVGAAIFLGLACSL, encoded by the coding sequence ATGAAATTTATACAATCGATAACAGGCGCTGATAAATGTGCAGAGCTGCTGGATCAGCATGTACCACGCTGGAAAGACTTTATTCAACTGGCTCGCCTTGATCGCCCCATCGGCATTTATCTACTGCTATGGCCAACACTCTGGGCGCTCTGGCTGGCGGCCGAAGGCATACCCTCGGTTGGTAATCTGGTGGTTTTCATTCTTGGGGTGGTGCTGACCCGCAGCGCTGGCTGTGTTGTTAATGACTATGCTGACCGACATTTTGATGGTCATGTAAAACGAACCCGGCAACGTCCGTTGGTGACCGGAAAGATAACCTCGAAAGAATCCCTGATATACGCCGCCAGCCTGTTTTTCGTGGCCTTTCTGCTGGTATTGACCACCAATGCCCTGACCATTTATCTCTCCTTTGCCGCCCTGCTACTCGCCTCAGCCTACCCTTTTGCCAAACGACACACTTATCTGCCGCAAGTGGTATTGGGTGCCGCATTTGGCTGGTCCATCCCCATGGCATTTGCCGCCGAGGCCGACACGTTGACAACTCAGACATGGCTGTTGTTTACCGCCAATCTGCTATGGACTGTCGCCTACGATACTCAGTATGCCATGGTGGACCGAGACGATGATTTGCAGATTGGCATTAAGTCCACCGCCATTTTATTTGGCGAGATGGATAATCTGATTATTGCCTGTTTTCAGACGTTTACCCTGGTAGCCCTGGTGATGCTGGGGTTGCAGCTGGAATTAGCCTGGCCATTCTATGTCAGCCTTGTTGCCGCCGCCGCAGGTTTTACCCACCAGCAATGGTTAACCCGCAACCGTGAAAGGGATCCTTGTTTCAAAGCCTTTCTTTCTAATCATTGGGTTGGTGCCGCCATATTTCTCGGTCTGGCCTGTTCTCTGTGA
- the phoB gene encoding phosphate regulon transcriptional regulator PhoB, protein MSGKTILIVDDEAPIREMVAMALEMAGYQCLEAADAKQAHSLVVDNRPDLILLDWMLPDISGIELARRLKRDQLTAEIPIIMLTAKGEEDHKIQGLETGADDYITKPFSPRELAARLKAVLRRTHGMDEQSAIVVKGLELDPVSHRVSIDGNPAEMGPTEYRLLQFFLTHQERAYSRGQLLDQVWGGNVYVEERTVDVHIRRLRKALGSGYENYIQTVRGTGYRFSTKA, encoded by the coding sequence ATGTCTGGCAAAACAATTCTAATTGTGGATGATGAAGCACCCATCAGGGAAATGGTCGCTATGGCGCTGGAAATGGCTGGTTATCAGTGCCTGGAAGCAGCTGATGCAAAACAGGCGCATTCACTGGTGGTGGATAACCGACCCGATTTGATCCTTCTGGACTGGATGCTACCGGACATCTCGGGTATCGAACTGGCCAGACGACTAAAGCGTGACCAGCTGACCGCAGAAATTCCGATCATTATGTTGACCGCCAAAGGGGAAGAAGACCATAAAATCCAGGGTCTGGAAACCGGTGCCGATGATTACATCACCAAGCCTTTCTCCCCCCGCGAGCTCGCTGCCCGACTTAAGGCCGTACTGCGCAGAACTCATGGAATGGACGAACAGTCGGCTATCGTCGTCAAAGGACTGGAACTGGACCCTGTCAGCCACCGGGTCAGTATTGATGGCAACCCTGCCGAAATGGGGCCAACGGAATACCGGCTGCTGCAGTTCTTCCTGACTCATCAGGAGCGAGCCTATTCCCGTGGGCAGTTGCTTGACCAGGTCTGGGGTGGCAATGTGTATGTTGAAGAGAGAACGGTGGATGTCCATATTCGCCGCCTGAGAAAAGCGCTGGGCAGTGGCTATGAGAATTACATTCAAACCGTCAGAGGTACTGGCTACCGTTTTTCCACTAAAGCGTAG
- the phoR gene encoding phosphate regulon sensor histidine kinase PhoR → MTTSVRSWFTGRIVSMLAIGLLVGWLADRIFLGLFLATLFYLLWSHQQLHRLLIWLDKAAHKELDPPESTGVWGEIFDGIYRIQRKHNRSKQRLASVIERIQESTAALNDGIVMADQNGSLEWWNRAAGELLGLQMPDDQGQLLTNLVRNPKFARYMDNSHGKEPIKIDSPVHESRQLQIAITVYGQGNRLLLVRDVSRLHQLEIMRTDFVANVSHELRTPLTVISGYLETMSDGMAMNPDTPPIFNRALGQMQEQATRMQRLIEDLLLLSRLEATEPERISQSVMLKSLLAGIVNDAKALSGENQHQLQLECDDEALLTGDAVELRSAFSNLVYNAIRYTPSGGKVQVKWWQDQEGGHLMVQDNGVGIDPVHIPRLTERFYRVDKSRSHATGGTGLGLAIVKHVLLRHEGRISISSHPGKGSRFICHFPLSRIK, encoded by the coding sequence GTGACCACCTCTGTCCGATCCTGGTTTACCGGTCGAATAGTGTCAATGCTTGCCATCGGGCTGCTGGTCGGCTGGCTGGCGGACCGGATTTTTCTGGGGCTTTTTCTTGCCACATTATTCTACCTTCTCTGGAGCCACCAGCAACTGCACCGATTGCTGATATGGCTTGATAAGGCTGCCCACAAAGAGCTGGATCCCCCGGAAAGCACAGGCGTATGGGGTGAGATCTTTGACGGTATTTATAGAATTCAGCGCAAACACAACCGCTCAAAACAGCGACTTGCCAGCGTGATAGAACGCATACAGGAATCAACGGCAGCATTAAACGACGGAATCGTCATGGCCGACCAGAATGGTTCCCTTGAGTGGTGGAACCGTGCCGCCGGAGAGTTACTGGGCCTGCAAATGCCCGATGACCAGGGACAGCTCCTGACAAACCTGGTCAGAAATCCAAAATTTGCCCGCTATATGGACAATAGCCACGGCAAAGAGCCCATTAAGATCGATTCACCGGTGCATGAGAGTCGGCAGCTTCAAATAGCCATTACCGTTTATGGGCAGGGCAATCGACTTCTGTTGGTCAGGGATGTCAGCCGGTTGCATCAGCTTGAAATCATGAGAACCGATTTTGTTGCCAATGTTTCCCATGAATTGAGAACACCTCTAACCGTGATTTCCGGTTATCTGGAGACCATGAGTGATGGTATGGCAATGAATCCGGATACACCGCCCATCTTTAATCGCGCTCTTGGTCAAATGCAGGAGCAGGCAACCAGAATGCAGCGACTGATTGAGGATCTTTTGTTACTTTCACGGCTTGAAGCGACGGAACCGGAAAGAATAAGTCAGTCAGTGATGCTTAAGTCTCTGCTTGCCGGTATCGTTAACGACGCCAAAGCATTGAGTGGTGAAAATCAGCACCAGTTACAACTTGAATGCGACGATGAAGCCTTATTAACGGGGGATGCCGTGGAGCTGCGCAGTGCCTTTTCTAACCTGGTTTATAACGCTATCCGCTATACCCCGTCTGGGGGAAAGGTGCAGGTGAAGTGGTGGCAGGATCAGGAAGGTGGACATCTGATGGTTCAGGACAATGGTGTTGGCATTGACCCCGTTCATATTCCAAGACTGACTGAGCGTTTTTACCGGGTGGATAAGAGCCGCAGTCATGCGACAGGGGGGACCGGTCTTGGACTGGCGATTGTAAAACATGTGTTATTAAGGCATGAAGGTCGTATCAGTATCAGTAGCCATCCGGGAAAAGGCAGTCGTTTTATATGTCACTTTCCCCTGTCGAGAATCAAGTAA
- a CDS encoding H-NS family histone-like protein, producing MNIFEEVLHRLSSKTRIRSLFKDVHAEDLERIISRLNDVLTEKQEARAKDEEKRKKKQESIEAIKQIMADRGVSMNDLGVGNLEPEETVQKRRRNIQKYTFEYENEAGERIKWEGATTGRLPRDFQAYLERTGKKRLDCALEQIEE from the coding sequence ATGAATATTTTTGAAGAAGTTCTGCATCGCCTCAGCAGCAAAACCCGTATTCGCTCACTGTTTAAAGATGTACACGCGGAAGATCTGGAGCGTATCATTTCCCGTCTGAACGATGTGCTGACTGAGAAGCAGGAAGCACGTGCCAAAGACGAAGAAAAGCGTAAGAAGAAGCAGGAAAGCATTGAAGCCATCAAGCAGATTATGGCTGACCGTGGTGTTTCCATGAATGATCTGGGTGTGGGTAATCTGGAACCGGAAGAGACAGTACAGAAGCGTCGCAGAAACATTCAAAAGTACACTTTTGAATACGAAAACGAAGCGGGTGAGCGCATTAAGTGGGAAGGTGCCACTACTGGCCGTCTGCCACGTGATTTCCAGGCGTACCTGGAGCGCACTGGCAAGAAGCGTCTGGACTGCGCTCTGGAACAGATCGAAGAGTAA
- a CDS encoding SpoVR family protein — protein sequence MSSQLISSEPEWTFELIQEYDRELARLADRFRLETYPNQIEIISSEQMMDAYASTGMPLMYNHWSFGKHFLHTQQNYQRGRMGLAYEIVINSNPCIAYLMEENTMTMQALVLAHASYGHNSFFKGNYLFQTWTDAESIIDYLLFAKHYIAQCEEKYGIEAVEEILDACHALMNQGVNRYKRPRPLSAEQEQARQEERAEYIQRTLNDIWTTIPKVEKDEQEQEERFPKDPEENLLYFLEKNAPLLETWQRELLRIARKIAQYYYPQKQTQVMNEGWACFWHYHLLHELYNEGKVSDGFMLEFLHSHSSVIYQPPFDSPQYSGINPYTLGFNMFMDIRRICENPTDEDREWFPDIAGSDWLDTVHFAMKNFKDESFILQFLSPKVMRDLRLFSILDDESRTYLEVDSIHDETGYKAIRESLAAQYNLGNREPNIQVYNVNIRGDRMLTLRHYQHEGRPLGKETDELLKHIHRIWQFDVEIESFENGAVTQSWQCSENKKRK from the coding sequence ATGAGCAGCCAGTTGATTTCCAGTGAGCCGGAGTGGACGTTTGAGCTGATTCAGGAATACGACAGGGAACTGGCCCGTCTTGCTGATCGCTTCCGCCTTGAAACCTACCCGAATCAAATTGAGATTATCAGCTCTGAACAGATGATGGATGCCTATGCCTCAACGGGTATGCCATTAATGTATAACCACTGGAGTTTTGGTAAACACTTTCTTCATACCCAGCAAAACTACCAACGGGGCAGAATGGGGCTGGCCTATGAAATTGTGATTAACTCAAATCCCTGCATTGCCTATTTAATGGAAGAAAATACCATGACCATGCAGGCACTGGTATTAGCCCATGCCAGCTATGGTCATAACTCATTCTTTAAAGGGAACTATCTGTTTCAAACCTGGACCGATGCCGAGTCCATTATCGACTACCTGTTATTTGCTAAACATTATATTGCACAATGTGAAGAGAAGTATGGCATTGAGGCGGTCGAGGAAATACTCGACGCCTGTCATGCATTAATGAATCAGGGAGTGAATCGATATAAACGGCCCCGGCCCTTATCCGCTGAGCAGGAACAGGCCCGGCAGGAAGAGAGGGCGGAGTATATCCAGAGAACTCTGAACGACATTTGGACCACCATTCCAAAGGTTGAGAAAGATGAGCAGGAACAGGAAGAGCGCTTTCCTAAAGACCCGGAAGAAAACCTGCTCTATTTCCTGGAAAAGAATGCACCGTTATTGGAAACCTGGCAGCGGGAGCTGTTGCGAATAGCCAGAAAAATTGCCCAATACTACTACCCTCAGAAACAGACTCAGGTGATGAATGAGGGGTGGGCCTGTTTCTGGCATTACCACCTTCTGCATGAGCTATACAATGAAGGCAAGGTGTCCGATGGTTTTATGCTGGAGTTTCTTCACTCCCATTCCAGTGTTATCTATCAGCCACCTTTTGATAGCCCGCAATACAGTGGCATCAATCCATACACCCTCGGCTTCAATATGTTTATGGATATTCGTCGTATTTGTGAAAACCCTACCGATGAAGACCGGGAGTGGTTTCCGGATATTGCCGGCAGCGACTGGCTGGATACTGTGCACTTTGCCATGAAAAACTTTAAGGATGAAAGCTTTATCCTGCAGTTTCTATCACCCAAAGTGATGCGAGATTTAAGACTGTTTTCAATTTTGGATGATGAGTCTCGCACTTATCTTGAGGTGGACAGTATTCACGATGAAACAGGCTATAAGGCCATCCGTGAGTCACTGGCCGCTCAGTATAACCTGGGTAATCGGGAACCAAACATTCAGGTTTATAATGTCAATATCCGGGGTGACCGCATGCTGACGCTCCGTCATTACCAGCATGAAGGTCGGCCATTGGGAAAAGAGACCGACGAGCTGTTGAAGCATATACACCGGATCTGGCAGTTTGATGTGGAGATTGAGTCGTTTGAAAATGGCGCAGTCACTCAAAGCTGGCAGTGCAGTGAGAATAAGAAACGCAAATAA